One genomic window of Quercus robur chromosome 6, dhQueRobu3.1, whole genome shotgun sequence includes the following:
- the LOC126733009 gene encoding probable cytosolic oligopeptidase A codes for MRQYMSFAIPSIRVLLIVNMLMASRISLSRSIHPLLKASPRTLPLLLSKQQYRKSYPCPLWSSSFSLCLQTLHKSTITNPTSFLSHSSFSCSSTPLSPSLPMEESIESNPLLQDFDFPPFDVVEAKHVRPGIRALLKKLEDDLLELERTVDPSWPRLVEPLEKIVDRLTVVWGIVNHLKAVKDSPELRAAIEEVQPEKVKFLLRLGQSKPLYNAFKAIQESPDWNTLSDARKRIVESQIKEAILNGVSLEDDKRDQFNKIEQELERLSQKFDENVLDATKKFEKLITDKKEIEGLPATALGMAAQAAVSKGHENATAENGPWVITLDAPSYIAVMQHARNRSLREEVYCAYVTRASSGDLDNTSIIDQTLKLRLEKANLLNYKNYAEVSMATKMATVEKAKELLEKLRSASWNAAVQDMDDIKVFSKNQGAQEADDLSHWDISFWSERLRESKFDINEEELRPFFSLPKVMDGLFDLAKTLFGIDIEQADGLAPVWNNDVRFYRVKDSSGNPIAYFYFDPYTRSSEKRGGAWMDEVVGRSRVLSRDGSSARLPVAHMVCNQTPPVGSKPSLMTFREVETVFHEFGHALQHMLTKQDEGLVSGIRGIEWDAVELPSQFMENWCYHRDTLMSIAKHYETGESLPEEVYLKLLAARTFRAGSLSLRQIRFASVDLELHTKYVPGGSESIYDVDRRVSEKTQVIPPLPEDRFLCSFSHIFAGGYAAGYFSYKWAEVLSADAFSAFEDAGLDDNKAVKETGHRFRETILALGGGKAPEEVFVEFRGREPSPEALLRHNGLLAIPATASA; via the exons ATGAGGCAATATATGTCCTTTGCGATTCCAAGTATAAGAGTCCTTCTTATAGTGAACATGTTAATGGCATCACGCATAAGCCTCTCCCGCTCGATCCATCCACTCCTAAAGGCTAGCCCACGTACGCTTCCCCTTTTATTATCCAAACAACAATACCGCAAATCCTATCCCTGTCCACTCTGGTCTTCTTCGTTCTCTCTCTGCCTCCAAACCTTGCACAAATCCACCATCACCAACCCCACCTCTTTTCTTTCACACTCCTCTTTTTCTTGCTCTTCTACCCCCCTCTCTCCTTCTCTACCAATGGAAGAATCCATCGAAAGCAACCCTCTTCTCCAAGACTTTGACTTCCCACCTTTCGATGTTGTCGAAGCCAAACACGTTCGCCCCGGGATCCGTGCCCTCTTAAAGAAGCTT GAGGATGATTTATTGGAATTGGAGCGCACAGTGGACCCATCATGGCCTAGATTGGTTGAGCCATTGGAGAAGATCGTAGACCGGTTGACTGTGGTCTGGGGCATTGTTAATCATCtcaaggctgtcaaggattctcCTGAGCTCCGTGCTGCCATTGAAGAAGTCCAG CCAGAGAAGGTTAAATTTCTGCTGAGGTTGGGGCAAAGTAAACCCCTTTACAATGCGTTTAAAGCCATTCAAGAATCCCCTGATTGGAACACATTAAGTGATGCTCGTAAACGAATTGTGGAAT CTCAGATAAAGGAGGCAATTCTTAATGGTGTTTCTCTTGAAGATGATAAAAGAGatcaatttaacaaaattgaacAG GAGTTGGAAAGGCTATCtcaaaaatttgatgaaaatgtTTTGGATGCCACAAAGAAGTTTGAGAAATTAATTacagataagaaagaaattgaagGATTGCCTGCTACGGCTCTTGGAATGGCTGCACAAGCTGCAGTTTCTAAG GGTCATGAAAATGCGACTGCTGAGAATGGGCCTTGGGTAATAACGTTGGATGCTCCAAGTTATATTGCTGTTATGCAACATGCTCGAAACCGATCTTTGCGTGAAGAAGTCTACTGTGCTTATGTAACGCGTGCCTCTAGTGGAGATCTGGACAATACATCAATAATTGACCAGACTTTGAAGCTTAGATTGGAAAAGGCTAACCTtctcaattataaaaattatgctGAG gtAAGCATGGCAACCAAAATGGCTACTGTTGAAAAAGCAAAAGAGCTTTTGGAAAAACTTCGTAGTGCTTCCTGGAATGCTGCAGTTCAAG ATATGGACGACATAAAAGTTTTCTCCAAGAATCAGGGTGCACAAGAAGCTGATGATTTGAGCCATTGGGATATCAGCTTTTGGAGTGAGAGGCTTCGAGAGTCAAAATTTGACATCAATGAG GAAGAGCTACGACCATTTTTCTCCTTGCCAAAGGTTATGGATGGCCTTTTTGACCTTGCAAAGACATTGTTTGGAATTGATATTGAGCAAGCTGATGGTTTAGCTCCG GTTTGGAACAATGATGTTAGATTCTACCGTGTCAAAGATTCTTCAGGTAATCCTATTGCATACTTCTATTTTGATCCATATACTCGGTCATCTGAGAAAAGAGGAGGTGCATGGATGGATGAGGTTGTTGGTCGAAGTCGTGTGTTGTCACGTGATGGTTCCTCTGCAAGGTTGCCAGTTGCTCACATGGTGTGCAATCAAACACCACCAGTGGGGAGCAAACCAAGCCTAATGACATTCCGTGAG GTTGAGACTGTCTTCCATGAATTTGGTCATGCACTTCAGCATATGCTGACCAAGCAAGATGAGGGTCTAGTTTCAGGTATTCGGGGGATAGAGTGGGATGCTGTTGAATTACCTTCTCAGTTCATGGAAAACTGGTGTTACCACAG GGATACTTTGATGAGCATTGCAAAGCATTATGAGACCGGGGAGAGTCTCCCTGAAGAAGTATATTTGAAGCTCCTTGCAGCTAGGACTTTTCGGGCAGGCTCACTAAGTCTTCGCCAg ATCAGATTTGCCAGTGTTGATTTGGAGCTTCATACAAAGTATGTTCCTGGTGGGTCAGAATCCATCTATGATGTTGATCGAAGGGTTTCTGAAAAGACGCAAGTGATCCCGCCACTACCAGAAGACCGGTTTCTTTGTAGTTTCAGCCACATATTTGCAG GTGGATATGCGGCTGGATACTTTAGTTACAAG TGGGCTGAGGTGTTGTCGGCAGATGCATTCTCTGCTTTTGAGGATGCTGGACTGGATGACAACAAA GCTGTGAAAGAAACAGGGCATAGGTTTCGAGAAACAATCCTTGCTCTTGGAGGTGGCAAAGCACCAGAAGAG GTATTTGTGGAATTCCGTGGTAGAGAACCTTCACCAGAGGCACTGCTCAGGCACAATGGGTTATTAGCCATCCCAGCCACAGCCTCTGCATAA